The proteins below are encoded in one region of Vibrio sp. ED004:
- the artM gene encoding arginine ABC transporter permease ArtM, whose product MNQQYLSQMLEGLVTSLQLTGASLLVGCILSLLMTVTLILRLPVIHWFTRGLITLFTGTPLLVQIFLVYYGPGQFDWIRESFLWTWLSQPWFCAMLALALNTAAYSTLLFRGAFNAIPAGQWEACRALGMDKIGTLKVLLPYALRRAVPAYSNEVILVFKGTSLASTITIMDLMGYAQRINGQTYDTLTVFGIAGAFYLAVNGVLTLIFRQVEKKALAFEAV is encoded by the coding sequence ATGAATCAACAATACCTCTCTCAAATGCTTGAAGGCTTAGTGACCAGTCTTCAACTCACAGGCGCTTCATTGCTTGTCGGTTGTATCTTGTCACTGTTGATGACCGTAACGCTGATCCTAAGATTACCAGTAATACATTGGTTCACTCGTGGACTTATTACGCTGTTCACGGGCACGCCGTTATTGGTACAGATCTTCTTGGTGTATTACGGTCCGGGTCAATTCGATTGGATTCGTGAAAGCTTCCTTTGGACTTGGTTAAGCCAACCTTGGTTCTGTGCAATGTTAGCACTCGCACTGAACACCGCAGCATACAGCACGCTACTGTTCAGAGGCGCATTCAACGCCATTCCAGCAGGGCAGTGGGAAGCGTGTCGTGCACTCGGCATGGACAAAATCGGAACGTTGAAAGTGTTGTTGCCATACGCACTGCGCCGCGCCGTTCCTGCTTACTCGAACGAAGTGATTCTCGTCTTTAAAGGCACGTCACTGGCAAGCACCATCACCATCATGGATTTGATGGGCTACGCTCAGCGAATCAACGGCCAAACCTACGACACGCTCACCGTGTTCGGTATTGCTGGCGCATTCTACTTAGCAGTGAACGGTGTATTAACGCTGATCTTCCGCCAAGTAGAGAAGAAAGCCCTCGCATTCGAAGCGGTATAA
- the artQ gene encoding arginine ABC transporter permease ArtQ encodes MELTGYSLGLVEASWMTVQLAFVSLLVGLVLAVLFASGEMSRRIAIKWPTTAFVTIVRGLPEILVVLFIYFGSTQVLFMITGDFIEVSPFLSGVVALSLIFASYASQTLRGALKAVSKGQREAAGALGISQSRAFFRIVLPQAVRHALPGLTNQWLVLLKDTALVSLIGVTDLLKQAQLTSAATHEAFTWYATAAAIYLVITLITQRLVKVIDGKFSIQGLGNKGAMA; translated from the coding sequence ATGGAATTAACGGGTTACTCTTTAGGGCTCGTCGAAGCAAGCTGGATGACTGTTCAGCTTGCGTTCGTAAGCCTATTGGTTGGATTGGTTCTAGCAGTTTTGTTTGCAAGTGGTGAGATGTCTCGTCGTATTGCAATCAAATGGCCAACGACTGCATTTGTGACGATTGTTCGTGGTTTACCAGAAATTCTGGTCGTACTGTTTATCTACTTTGGTTCGACACAAGTTCTGTTCATGATCACTGGCGACTTCATAGAAGTGAGCCCGTTCTTATCTGGTGTTGTTGCACTGTCACTTATCTTTGCTTCTTACGCTTCGCAAACCTTGCGTGGTGCATTAAAAGCAGTAAGCAAAGGGCAGAGAGAAGCAGCAGGCGCGCTTGGTATTTCTCAGTCGCGTGCATTCTTTCGTATCGTGTTACCTCAAGCGGTAAGACACGCACTACCAGGGTTAACCAACCAATGGTTAGTGTTACTAAAAGACACCGCGCTAGTTTCGCTGATTGGCGTAACGGATTTGCTGAAACAAGCACAACTAACATCAGCAGCAACGCACGAAGCATTTACTTGGTACGCGACAGCAGCTGCAATTTACTTGGTCATCACTTTAATCACACAAAGATTGGTAAAAGTGATTGATGGTAAGTTCTCTATTCAAGGTTTGGGTAACAAAGGGGCAATGGCATGA
- a CDS encoding lysine/arginine/ornithine ABC transporter substrate-binding protein, producing the protein MKKILLASLIGLASFNAAAQEEIKFAMEATYAPFEYMDENNQIQGFDVDLANALCEEMKATCTFHNQAFDSLIPALKFKRYDAAISAMDITEARLQQVNFSDAYYDNSAAFISFEGKVADQAALEGKRVGVQNGSTHQSFLLEQMTGVTAVPYSSYQDAFIDMKNGRIDSVFGDTAVVAEWFKKEDNLTYVGDQVTNQEYFGNGFGIAVNKSNQELVDQLNVALAAVKANGEYDKIFNKYFGK; encoded by the coding sequence ATGAAAAAGATTCTACTAGCTTCACTTATCGGTCTTGCTTCTTTTAACGCAGCAGCTCAAGAAGAAATCAAATTCGCAATGGAAGCAACTTACGCACCATTTGAATACATGGATGAGAACAACCAAATCCAAGGTTTTGACGTAGACCTAGCAAACGCACTTTGTGAAGAGATGAAAGCGACATGTACTTTCCACAACCAAGCGTTCGATAGCCTGATCCCAGCTCTTAAATTCAAACGTTACGATGCAGCTATCTCAGCAATGGATATCACTGAAGCGCGTCTTCAACAAGTTAACTTCTCTGATGCTTACTACGACAACTCTGCAGCATTCATCTCTTTTGAAGGCAAAGTAGCAGACCAAGCAGCACTAGAAGGTAAGCGTGTTGGTGTTCAAAACGGTTCTACTCACCAGAGCTTCTTACTTGAGCAAATGACTGGCGTAACAGCGGTACCTTACTCAAGCTACCAAGATGCATTCATCGACATGAAAAACGGTCGTATCGATTCTGTATTCGGTGACACAGCCGTTGTAGCTGAATGGTTCAAGAAAGAAGACAACCTAACGTACGTCGGTGACCAAGTAACAAACCAAGAGTACTTCGGTAACGGCTTTGGCATCGCAGTAAACAAGAGCAACCAAGAACTTGTAGACCAGCTTAACGTTGCACTTGCAGCAGTGAAAGCGAACGGCGAATACGACAAGATCTTCAACAAGTACTTCGGTAAGTAA
- the artP gene encoding arginine ABC transporter ATP-binding protein ArtP: MSIQVKSINKSYGDTQVLHDISFDCESGETLVLLGPSGAGKSSLLRVLNLLEIADNGELDIANEQFDFSSQIQEKQGLKLRRKVGMVFQQYNLWPHMTVMENLIEAPTKVAGLDKQEAIKQAQEVLKTLQLADKADAWPLQLSGGQQQRVAIARALMMKPDVLLFDEPTAALDPEITNQVVSIIKELSGTGITQVVVTHEVDFAKKIASHVLYLEKGYIVEHGTSDSFINPQTPEFAEYLTH; encoded by the coding sequence ATGAGTATTCAAGTAAAGAGCATCAACAAATCATACGGTGATACCCAAGTTCTTCACGATATCAGTTTCGACTGTGAGAGTGGTGAAACTTTGGTATTGCTTGGCCCAAGCGGCGCGGGCAAGAGTTCATTACTGCGTGTATTGAACCTGCTAGAAATCGCGGACAACGGCGAATTAGACATTGCGAACGAGCAATTCGATTTTTCAAGCCAAATCCAAGAAAAGCAGGGGCTTAAACTTCGTCGTAAAGTCGGCATGGTGTTCCAGCAATACAACTTATGGCCACACATGACGGTAATGGAAAACTTGATTGAAGCACCAACCAAAGTTGCAGGCTTGGATAAGCAAGAAGCGATCAAGCAAGCTCAAGAAGTACTAAAGACACTTCAACTTGCCGACAAAGCAGACGCTTGGCCACTTCAATTGTCTGGCGGTCAACAACAGCGTGTTGCGATTGCACGTGCGTTGATGATGAAACCGGATGTGTTGTTGTTTGATGAACCAACAGCGGCGCTTGATCCTGAGATCACCAACCAAGTCGTGAGCATCATTAAAGAATTGAGCGGAACGGGCATTACCCAAGTGGTCGTGACGCACGAAGTCGATTTCGCGAAGAAGATTGCTAGCCACGTTCTGTACCTAGAGAAAGGGTACATCGTTGAACACGGCACCAGCGATTCATTTATTAATCCGCAGACTCCAGAGTTTGCTGAATATTTGACTCATTAA
- a CDS encoding ABC transporter ATP-binding protein/permease, with product MQNDVSSTLDSTQRTTQQTPEPKPEKKSLSILFELSKFIQPYKGRVIAALIALIFTASLTLSVGHGIRLLIDQGFSQQSLSDLGSAIQFIMVVVVLISIGTFFRFYLVSSVGERVSADIRLSVFNHVVTLHPSYFETNGSGDIMSRITTDTTLLQSIIGSSFSMAMRSALMCIGAIIMLFATNIKLTLIVLASVPFILIPILVYGRRVRALSRQSQDSMSDVGSYAGEAIEHIKTVQSYSREAQEKASFAVEVEKAYEIGRQRVKQRAILISGVIVIVFSAIAGMLWVGGSDVINGTMSAGDLAAFVFYAIMVASSLGTISEVMGELQRAAGATERLIEILQVESHIVAPVENPTSLDNVTPEVAFNDVAFCYPSRPDQPATSKLTLTAHAGKVLALVGPSGAGKTTLFELLQRFYDPQVGKVTLGGVELNQFDPNELRKQMALVPQQPALFSNDVFHNIRYGNPDATDEQVIEAAKKAHAHEFIQNLPDGYHSFLGERGVRLSGGQRQRIAIARAILKDPNILLLDEATSALDSESEHHVQQALEELMHGRTTIIIAHRLSTIKHADQIAVLDKGQLVDIGDHQSLINSCELYQRLVELQFKHLNT from the coding sequence ATGCAAAACGATGTCTCTTCTACGCTCGACTCAACTCAGCGAACGACCCAACAAACGCCAGAACCCAAACCTGAGAAAAAAAGCCTCAGTATTTTGTTTGAGCTGAGTAAATTCATTCAGCCTTATAAAGGTCGTGTTATTGCTGCGTTGATCGCGTTGATCTTCACTGCGAGCTTAACCCTTTCGGTCGGACACGGAATTCGTCTTCTTATCGACCAAGGCTTCAGCCAACAATCGTTATCAGACTTAGGCAGCGCGATTCAATTCATTATGGTGGTGGTCGTGTTGATCTCGATTGGCACCTTCTTTCGCTTCTATTTAGTCTCTTCTGTCGGGGAGCGCGTAAGTGCGGATATTCGACTGTCGGTTTTCAATCATGTCGTGACGCTGCATCCAAGTTACTTCGAGACCAATGGCAGTGGTGACATCATGTCGCGCATCACCACGGATACTACTCTGCTTCAAAGCATCATTGGTTCATCGTTCTCTATGGCAATGCGCAGCGCATTGATGTGTATTGGTGCAATCATCATGCTGTTTGCGACCAATATTAAGCTGACGCTGATTGTTTTGGCCTCGGTGCCGTTTATCTTGATTCCTATTCTTGTCTACGGGCGTCGTGTAAGAGCCCTCTCTCGCCAAAGCCAAGATTCGATGTCTGATGTCGGCTCTTATGCAGGTGAAGCGATTGAGCACATTAAAACCGTGCAAAGCTACAGCCGAGAAGCGCAAGAGAAAGCGTCATTCGCCGTAGAAGTAGAAAAGGCTTACGAGATTGGTCGCCAACGCGTTAAACAGCGTGCGATTCTTATCTCTGGTGTGATTGTTATCGTGTTTAGTGCGATTGCAGGCATGCTTTGGGTTGGCGGCAGTGACGTTATCAACGGCACTATGTCGGCGGGTGATCTGGCTGCATTTGTTTTCTATGCGATCATGGTCGCTTCGTCATTAGGTACGATTTCAGAAGTAATGGGCGAACTGCAACGCGCGGCAGGTGCGACAGAACGTTTGATCGAGATTCTACAAGTTGAAAGCCACATTGTTGCGCCTGTAGAAAACCCAACATCACTGGATAACGTAACACCAGAAGTTGCGTTTAATGATGTGGCCTTCTGTTACCCATCAAGACCGGACCAGCCCGCAACAAGCAAACTCACGCTAACGGCCCATGCAGGTAAAGTATTGGCATTGGTTGGCCCGTCTGGCGCAGGTAAAACCACCCTATTCGAACTTCTGCAACGTTTCTATGACCCACAAGTGGGTAAAGTGACACTAGGCGGTGTTGAACTGAATCAGTTTGATCCGAATGAACTAAGAAAGCAGATGGCGTTAGTTCCTCAGCAACCCGCTCTGTTCAGTAACGATGTGTTCCATAACATTCGCTATGGCAATCCAGATGCGACCGACGAACAAGTTATCGAAGCGGCTAAGAAAGCGCACGCACACGAGTTCATTCAAAATCTACCAGACGGTTATCATAGCTTTCTTGGTGAACGTGGTGTGAGGTTATCTGGCGGCCAACGTCAGCGTATTGCGATTGCTCGTGCCATCTTGAAAGACCCAAATATTCTGTTATTGGATGAAGCAACCAGTGCGCTAGACAGTGAAAGTGAGCATCATGTTCAGCAGGCATTGGAAGAATTAATGCACGGCAGAACGACGATCATTATCGCCCACCGTTTATCAACAATTAAACACGCCGACCAAATTGCGGTACTCGATAAAGGACAGCTGGTAGACATCGGCGACCACCAGTCGCTCATCAATAGCTGTGAATTGTACCAACGCTTAGTTGAGCTGCAATTCAAACACCTTAATACCTAA
- a CDS encoding acyl-CoA thioesterase → MEALLSDYPVVTEIPVAWGEMDALNHVNNAVYFRYFETARLDFFKHVELMEEMAITKVGPVLGDTYCKYFRPVTYPDTLMVGSRVTDIQDDRFTMEYAIVSKAQQKLTTVGTATIVMFDFASNQKALLSLRLTNEIEKMNTLKSPCFKQEAVTE, encoded by the coding sequence ATGGAAGCACTATTATCTGACTACCCGGTAGTAACAGAAATCCCTGTCGCTTGGGGAGAAATGGACGCACTTAATCACGTTAACAACGCGGTGTATTTTCGTTATTTCGAAACGGCTCGCTTAGACTTTTTTAAGCATGTCGAATTGATGGAAGAGATGGCTATCACCAAAGTTGGCCCTGTTCTTGGTGACACTTATTGTAAATATTTCCGACCTGTTACCTACCCTGATACTTTGATGGTGGGTTCACGAGTCACCGACATTCAAGACGATCGTTTTACTATGGAATACGCGATCGTCAGTAAAGCTCAACAGAAGCTGACAACGGTTGGCACAGCAACCATCGTGATGTTTGATTTTGCTTCAAACCAAAAAGCACTGCTCTCACTGCGCTTAACAAACGAAATCGAAAAGATGAACACGTTGAAAAGCCCATGCTTTAAACAAGAAGCTGTGACTGAATAA
- a CDS encoding peptidase U32 family protein gives MSRKIELLAPGGDVEAIKAAIVAGANAVYCGLDTFNARNRASNLSLDELNGVIRLAHEYGCEVFLTLNVVLLEHETKSITKLLNQLVNTKVDGIIVQDLGLFNLVKKHFPSLDVHASTQLTTHNEGQIKFLSKIGATRVNLSRELNLPEIKMLTEVAHDHDVLTEVFVHGALCIAFSGQCYSSSVSVGNSGNRGRCSQACRDEYEITNAGNKFPLNLKDNSAYYDLPELVDAKVDSLKVEGRIKGAHYVYTVVDTWRKQIDSFVESGLLIEDDSNLHKVFNRDFTNSFLKGNLTKDMFIDNPRDNSMNYAVEKATEQNNEISVVQIQEVTNELHQAKDVLGNEMREKIEFLDIRKTPVALSFSAKEGQPFTVTVNTSKENFTLQSKSLLVAVEEKAITQELLEKRFKNVKSAVHTLESHDFSEVDAGLVIPLKEVSDLKDEIDFILNGSVEVIKHVEVPALPQHPKVNEKPTMSMLIADVEDLHLCDVTDADVYFKLPESFKKSCNKYIDILAANPRLIPWFPAVLIGKDYDEAVRILEEIKPARIVTNNTGIAYKAYEMGIEWVAGPFMNTTNSHALVTLKEELNCAGAFISNEINKGQIRHIRRPENFKLFYSIYHPILMMTSRQCFFQRTVGCNKPSIEAGCMLKCEKATTITNVKGISFAVDKQKGGYPSIYNHEQFLNHDAVTDFSGLFDEFFIDLTNIGAGSKEVQDKVELIKHFEALLNGVEGSQQNLEQMVEIRTNAQYVQGL, from the coding sequence ATGAGCAGAAAAATTGAGTTATTAGCCCCAGGTGGCGATGTAGAAGCGATAAAAGCAGCCATCGTAGCTGGTGCCAATGCGGTCTATTGTGGTTTAGACACCTTCAATGCTCGTAACAGAGCTTCTAACCTATCGTTAGATGAATTGAACGGTGTAATTCGCCTTGCTCATGAATACGGCTGTGAAGTGTTCCTGACTCTTAACGTTGTACTGCTTGAGCACGAAACGAAGAGCATCACTAAGCTACTAAACCAACTAGTGAACACCAAAGTCGATGGCATCATCGTCCAAGACTTGGGTTTGTTCAACCTGGTGAAGAAGCACTTCCCATCACTGGACGTTCACGCATCAACTCAGTTAACAACCCACAACGAAGGCCAGATTAAGTTCTTGTCTAAGATTGGCGCAACTCGCGTTAACTTGTCACGTGAGCTAAACCTTCCAGAAATTAAGATGCTAACAGAAGTGGCGCACGACCACGATGTACTGACAGAAGTCTTCGTACATGGCGCGTTGTGTATCGCATTCTCTGGTCAATGTTACTCAAGCTCTGTAAGTGTTGGTAACTCGGGTAACCGTGGCCGTTGTAGCCAAGCGTGTCGTGATGAATACGAAATCACCAACGCGGGCAACAAGTTCCCACTCAACTTAAAAGATAACTCAGCTTACTACGACCTACCTGAACTGGTTGACGCGAAAGTTGACTCATTGAAGGTAGAAGGGCGTATTAAAGGCGCACACTATGTTTACACTGTGGTAGACACGTGGCGTAAACAGATTGATAGCTTTGTAGAGAGTGGTTTGTTGATCGAAGACGATTCGAACCTGCACAAGGTATTCAACCGTGATTTCACCAACTCTTTCCTAAAGGGCAACCTGACGAAAGACATGTTCATTGATAACCCACGCGACAACAGTATGAACTACGCTGTTGAGAAAGCGACGGAGCAGAACAACGAAATCTCGGTAGTACAGATTCAAGAAGTGACGAACGAACTTCACCAAGCGAAAGACGTTCTTGGCAACGAGATGCGTGAAAAGATTGAGTTCCTTGATATTCGTAAAACGCCAGTTGCTCTGTCTTTCAGCGCGAAAGAAGGTCAGCCATTTACGGTAACTGTGAACACATCAAAAGAGAACTTCACCCTTCAATCTAAATCACTACTTGTGGCGGTTGAAGAGAAGGCGATCACTCAAGAGTTGCTTGAGAAGCGTTTCAAGAACGTCAAGAGTGCGGTTCACACACTAGAAAGCCACGACTTCAGCGAAGTTGACGCTGGCCTTGTGATTCCATTGAAAGAAGTGTCTGACCTTAAAGACGAGATCGACTTCATTCTGAACGGCTCTGTGGAAGTGATTAAGCATGTTGAAGTGCCAGCACTGCCACAACACCCTAAAGTAAATGAAAAGCCAACCATGTCGATGCTGATTGCTGATGTGGAAGACTTGCACCTGTGTGACGTCACTGATGCTGATGTTTACTTCAAACTGCCTGAAAGCTTCAAGAAGAGTTGTAACAAGTACATCGACATCTTGGCCGCAAACCCACGTTTGATTCCTTGGTTCCCAGCAGTATTGATTGGTAAAGATTACGACGAAGCGGTTCGTATCCTTGAGGAGATCAAACCTGCGCGCATCGTGACTAACAACACGGGTATTGCGTACAAGGCTTACGAAATGGGTATCGAGTGGGTTGCTGGTCCATTCATGAACACGACCAACTCTCACGCATTAGTGACACTTAAAGAAGAGCTTAACTGTGCAGGTGCATTCATTTCGAACGAGATCAACAAAGGTCAGATTCGTCATATTCGCCGCCCAGAGAACTTCAAACTGTTCTACAGCATCTACCACCCAATTTTGATGATGACTAGCCGTCAGTGTTTCTTCCAAAGAACGGTAGGTTGTAACAAGCCAAGCATTGAAGCGGGTTGTATGTTGAAGTGTGAGAAAGCGACCACGATTACTAACGTGAAAGGCATCTCTTTCGCGGTTGACAAACAGAAGGGTGGCTACCCAAGCATTTACAACCACGAGCAGTTCCTGAACCATGATGCTGTAACGGATTTCTCAGGCTTGTTCGACGAGTTCTTCATTGACCTAACCAACATTGGTGCGGGTTCGAAAGAAGTACAAGACAAAGTAGAGCTTATCAAGCACTTCGAAGCGCTACTGAACGGCGTTGAAGGTTCACAACAGAACCTAGAGCAGATGGTCGAGATTCGCACTAACGCGCAGTACGTTCAAGGTTTATAG
- a CDS encoding glutathione S-transferase → MPNETDLPILYSLRRCPYAMRGRMGIALSQQKVLLREIVTKDKPSELLASSPKGTVPILVLPQGTIIEQSIEVMIWALEQNDPQDLMRSSEPELNQEILELIARNDNEFIGHLEKYRASVRYRNVDTEQRRKACEGFISELESKLAHHEYLFGDTPSLADFAVMPFVSQFVRVEKKWFVQSEYQNVGRWLRAHLDSKLYTQVMKQYPLWNEIKQDCIFGG, encoded by the coding sequence ATGCCGAACGAAACCGACCTACCTATCCTCTACTCTTTGCGCCGCTGCCCTTATGCAATGCGCGGAAGAATGGGCATCGCACTATCACAGCAAAAAGTGCTACTTCGAGAAATCGTTACCAAAGACAAGCCTAGCGAACTCTTGGCCAGCTCGCCAAAAGGCACTGTACCGATACTGGTTTTGCCACAAGGTACGATTATAGAACAAAGCATAGAAGTGATGATTTGGGCATTGGAACAAAACGATCCTCAAGATCTGATGCGTTCAAGTGAGCCTGAACTAAACCAAGAGATTCTTGAATTGATTGCTCGTAACGACAATGAATTTATTGGTCATTTAGAAAAGTATCGTGCGTCTGTTCGTTACCGAAACGTTGACACTGAACAACGCAGAAAAGCATGCGAAGGATTTATCTCAGAACTGGAAAGTAAACTCGCTCACCACGAGTACCTGTTTGGCGATACACCTAGCCTCGCCGACTTCGCGGTAATGCCGTTTGTCAGCCAGTTTGTAAGAGTCGAAAAGAAATGGTTTGTGCAATCTGAATATCAAAACGTGGGACGTTGGTTAAGAGCCCACCTAGATAGCAAGCTCTACACCCAAGTAATGAAGCAATACCCCTTGTGGAATGAAATTAAGCAAGATTGTATTTTTGGTGGATAA
- a CDS encoding GyrI-like domain-containing protein, producing MKVETIEAVKAYGFSVRTTNTDEVDSAKAKIGQLWQGFFDQAFPKLTPDSKVYGVYANYESDFTGEFDVIACTNALTDNNLDNLVEANIEAGKYLTFSAEGELPQAVIDLWGEVWAYFNAPDCPHTRTYTTDFEFYKGETAVEISIAIE from the coding sequence ATGAAAGTAGAAACGATTGAAGCCGTAAAGGCGTACGGTTTTTCTGTAAGAACCACTAACACTGATGAAGTGGACTCGGCAAAGGCAAAGATAGGCCAATTATGGCAAGGGTTTTTCGATCAAGCTTTTCCCAAGCTGACACCTGATTCAAAGGTATATGGCGTCTACGCCAACTACGAGTCAGACTTTACGGGTGAGTTTGATGTTATCGCGTGTACCAATGCGCTTACCGATAACAATTTAGATAACCTAGTCGAAGCCAATATCGAAGCAGGTAAGTACCTAACATTCTCAGCTGAAGGTGAACTACCACAAGCGGTTATCGATTTATGGGGAGAAGTGTGGGCTTATTTCAACGCTCCAGATTGTCCACATACGCGAACTTACACAACTGATTTCGAGTTTTACAAAGGTGAAACGGCAGTCGAGATTTCGATAGCGATTGAGTGA
- a CDS encoding Rho-binding antiterminator — protein sequence MISCNDYDYIEIVCMHRYPIKLTMKSGEQLTCAALDTKRNDAKEECIKVSVEGREELVVLTEISELEVCVDNPHFQHISFKKS from the coding sequence ATGATTAGTTGCAATGATTACGATTATATTGAGATTGTGTGTATGCACCGGTACCCAATCAAACTCACAATGAAATCTGGTGAGCAGTTGACGTGTGCCGCCTTAGATACAAAACGCAACGATGCAAAAGAAGAGTGCATTAAGGTCAGTGTGGAAGGTCGAGAAGAACTTGTCGTGTTAACTGAAATTTCAGAACTCGAAGTTTGTGTTGATAATCCTCACTTTCAACATATCTCCTTTAAAAAGTCATAG
- a CDS encoding cytochrome c, with amino-acid sequence MKNMNHLHLLAALGLIASMMTFSANSASLEDASHFANGKAKYQTLCIVCHGDKGLGDGPTAASLPHKPANIPNKLGQLFTTKNSLVDDILKGDIEEGMPAWQGVITRQDALDILTYIESIQ; translated from the coding sequence ATGAAAAATATGAACCATTTACACTTGTTAGCTGCCTTGGGTTTAATCGCTTCGATGATGACATTCAGCGCAAACTCAGCGTCACTTGAGGATGCAAGCCACTTTGCGAATGGCAAAGCCAAGTATCAGACGCTTTGTATAGTATGTCATGGTGATAAGGGATTAGGTGACGGACCGACTGCGGCCTCTTTACCACACAAGCCTGCCAACATTCCGAATAAACTTGGACAGCTATTCACGACTAAAAACTCGTTGGTTGATGACATTTTAAAGGGCGATATAGAAGAAGGAATGCCTGCATGGCAAGGCGTTATCACAAGGCAAGATGCACTCGACATTTTGACTTATATAGAGTCCATTCAATAG
- the catB gene encoding type B chloramphenicol O-acetyltransferase, giving the protein MKNYFESPFVGKSLKEQVTNPNIIVGEHSYYSGYYHNHSFDDCARYLLPDRTDIDKLIIGSYCSIGSGAVFMMAGNQGHQNQWVSTFPFFYQDDEKFEGAIDGFERSGDTVIGNDVWIGTEAMIMSGVKVGDGAIIASRAVVTKDVAPYSIVGSNPARHIRYRFSEAEITQLLEMKWWEWSEEQIKGAMTLMCSSDIEGLYQYWKTFA; this is encoded by the coding sequence ATGAAAAACTATTTTGAAAGCCCATTTGTGGGCAAATCACTCAAAGAACAAGTGACTAACCCAAACATCATTGTGGGCGAACACAGCTATTACTCAGGTTATTACCACAACCACAGCTTTGATGATTGTGCGCGTTACCTTTTGCCTGATAGAACGGACATCGATAAGTTAATCATCGGCAGTTATTGCTCGATTGGCTCTGGTGCCGTGTTCATGATGGCGGGTAACCAAGGACATCAAAACCAGTGGGTGAGTACCTTCCCGTTTTTCTATCAAGACGATGAGAAGTTTGAAGGTGCAATCGACGGCTTTGAGCGCTCTGGTGATACCGTTATTGGTAACGACGTGTGGATTGGCACAGAAGCGATGATCATGAGTGGTGTTAAGGTCGGTGACGGAGCCATTATCGCGAGTCGAGCGGTTGTGACCAAAGATGTGGCACCATATTCGATTGTCGGTTCGAACCCAGCACGCCACATCCGATACCGCTTTAGCGAAGCTGAAATTACACAGCTATTAGAAATGAAGTGGTGGGAATGGAGCGAAGAGCAAATCAAAGGTGCTATGACCTTGATGTGCTCTTCAGATATAGAAGGCTTGTACCAGTACTGGAAGACTTTCGCCTAA
- a CDS encoding SDR family oxidoreductase, translating into MNKVVIVTGGSRGIGAATSKLLAKRGYAVCVNFIHNESRADELVNEIREQGGTAICVRADVSVESDVKSLFEIARHKLGPITHLVNNAGILFTQSALEDIEIDRFEKVMKSNVSSCFLCSKAFIKQADGAGSIVNVSSAASRTGAPFEYVDYAASKGAMDSLTKGLSLELAARNIRVNGVRPGCIYTEMHADGGEPDRVDRLASQLPLQRGGTPEEVANSIAWLLSDEASYVTGSFIDIAGGR; encoded by the coding sequence ATGAACAAGGTCGTAATCGTTACAGGCGGAAGCCGAGGCATTGGTGCCGCCACATCGAAGCTATTAGCAAAACGAGGCTATGCAGTGTGTGTCAACTTCATACACAACGAATCAAGAGCTGATGAACTGGTGAATGAGATACGTGAGCAGGGCGGAACGGCTATCTGTGTGCGTGCCGATGTGTCGGTAGAGTCGGATGTAAAATCCCTGTTCGAGATTGCTCGTCATAAGCTTGGGCCAATTACCCACTTGGTCAATAACGCTGGGATCTTGTTTACCCAATCTGCACTAGAAGACATCGAAATTGACCGCTTTGAAAAGGTCATGAAATCGAATGTCTCGAGCTGCTTCTTATGCAGTAAAGCCTTTATCAAACAAGCTGATGGTGCGGGCTCGATTGTGAATGTCTCTTCCGCAGCTTCACGAACGGGTGCGCCGTTTGAGTATGTAGATTACGCTGCGTCTAAGGGCGCGATGGATTCACTGACCAAAGGATTATCGCTAGAATTAGCTGCACGCAATATTCGCGTTAACGGTGTTAGACCAGGCTGTATCTACACGGAGATGCACGCCGATGGCGGAGAGCCAGATAGAGTTGATAGATTAGCGTCGCAATTGCCACTACAACGAGGGGGCACACCAGAAGAAGTGGCTAACTCGATTGCTTGGTTATTGTCAGACGAAGCTTCATATGTGACTGGTTCGTTTATTGATATTGCTGGCGGGCGATAG